Proteins from a single region of Kluyveromyces lactis strain NRRL Y-1140 chromosome C complete sequence:
- a CDS encoding allantoate permease family MFS transporter (similar to uniprot|P53322 Saccharomyces cerevisiae YGR260W TNA1 High affinity nicotinic acid plasma membrane permease) codes for MQAQTTAMSSNSVDRYEMSKGKSVIEVGECDGEGESGSIASFSIEQESLENENLEIDPKEEAAFVRKLDTRLLPMLAFMYFLSSLDRSNIGNAYTSGMREDLQLTSKQYSNAVSVFYSTYLAAELPTTLILKKTKPKYYMSFLVLSWSIITLCNAFVQSYASLIALRVLLGAFEGGFFPAMTLIISILYKKQEQGKRIAFFFGSSALSGAFGGLIATGLASMKPAGGLEGWRWLYIIEGLISVCASVWLFLELPKDFDNIPYLSARETEILKIRAKQRVAYMGDGRFEWSYVFDALKDFKTYISFTIQFCQDVILYGFSTFVTAILKLGLGYTSREAQYMSVPVYILAAIVFLISAYISDRLKVRAPIFVCYNVIGAVGYILLLSVHNNSVKYFACYLITFSLYTGTGLNIAWLTNNVAPHYKRATALGLNQTLGNVSGAVAGQIYTTAPYTFGHSFSLGCIVLSNLLAITQMFILKRINRKRQRILSGEISDDHRGVRNGDNALDFKYCM; via the coding sequence ATGCAGGCACAGACAACAGCAATGAGTTCGAATTCTGTTGATCGGTATGAAATGTCGAAAGGTAAATCTGTGATTGAAGTTGGTGAATGTGATGGTGAAGGTGAATCTGGCAGCATTGCTTCCTTTTCTATAGAACAGGAAAGTTTAGAGAATGAAAACTTGGAGATAGACCCAAAGGAGGAAGCTGCGTTTGTGAGAAAACTGGACACAAGACTGTTGCCCATGTTGGCTTTTATGTattttttatcatctttGGATCGGTCCAATATCGGGAATGCTTATACTTCAGGAATGCGGGAGGATTTGCAATTGACTAGTAAACAGTACTCCAATGcagtttctgttttctaCTCGACGTATCTTGCTGCAGAACTCCCCACTAcgttgatattgaaaaaaacGAAACCCAAGTACTACATGTCGTTTTTAGTGCTATCTTGGTCGATTATTACCCTTTGTAATGCGTTTGTTCAATCTTATGCGTCGTTGATTGCATTGAGAGTGCTGTTAGGTGCATTTGAAGGTGGGTTTTTCCCAGCAATGACTCTAATCATCAGTATACTTTACAAGAAACAGGAACAAGGTAAACGTATTGCGTTCTTTTTTGGATCCTCGGCGTTATCTGGTGCTTTTGGAGGTCTTATTGCTACCGGTTTAGCAAGTATGAAGCCTGCAGGTGGGCTGGAAGGTTGGAGATGGTTATATATTATTGAGGGGTTGATTTCTGTTTGTGCATCCGTTTGGTTGTTCCTGGAATTACCAAAGgattttgataacattCCATATCTGAGTGCTAGAGAAactgaaattttgaagatcaGAGCTAAGCAACGTGTTGCATACATGGGAGACGGTCGTTTCGAATGGAGCTACGTCTTCGATGCcttgaaagatttcaaaacttACATTAGTTTCACAATTCAATTTTGTCAAGACGTTATTCTTTATGGTTTTAGTACTTTTGTCACTGCCATCTTGAAGCTAGGTCTTGGTTACACTTCTAGAGAGGCTCAATATATGAGCGTTCCGGTGTACATTTTGGCTGCAATTgtgtttttgatttccGCATATATCAGCGATAGATTGAAGGTAAGAGCGCCTATCTTTGTTTGTTATAACGTTATTGGCGCTGTTGGATACATTCTGTTGTTAAGTGTGCATAACAATTCGGTTAAATATTTTGCCTGCTACTTAATCACTTTTTCCTTGTACACTGGTACTGGGTTAAACATTGCATGGTTAACAAATAATGTGGCACCTCATTATAAAAGAGCCACTGCACTCGGATTAAATCAAACTTTGGGTAATGTATCAGGCGCAGTTGCTGGCCAAATTTATACCACTGCGCCCTACACCTTTGGTCATTCGTTTTCTTTGGGATGTATCGTGTTATCCAATTTGTTGGCTATAACTCAGATGTTCATTCTAAAGCGGATCAACAGAAAACGCCAACGTATTCTAAGTGGAGAAATTTCTGATGATCACCGTGGAGTAAGAAATGGTGACAATGCTTTGGACTTTAAATACTGTATgtaa
- a CDS encoding uncharacterized protein (conserved hypothetical protein) — protein sequence MSCPETIRLQCRKQILTSHTSGLAPGYLQANLLILPGDIAEDFSRLCARNPVPCPLLAVTDGTPKKLNSSILINADSDQGFDIRTDFPQYHIYYKGKLQSKANDCLKEWKDGYVGFLIGCSYSFENALIEAGVPPKNISEGRNVSMFKTNRIMDPAGIFIDCPYVVSMRPYKKECIAKVREVTAKYNLTHGEPIDWGFDGAARLGIENLQMPDYGDPIEFDADEIPVFWGCGVTPQLAVEKIGHLIEGPVVSHAPGSMLVLDVTYDEFNKYSTNSSM from the coding sequence ATGTCATGCCCTGAAACAATTCGACTTCAATGTCGGAAACAAATTTTGACATCGCATACTTCTGGTTTGGCACCAGGCTACTTACAAGccaatcttttgattcttccCGGGGATATTGCCGAAGACTTTTCAAGGTTGTGTGCACGGAATCCTGTTCCTTGTCCTTTACTTGCTGTCACTGATGGTACGCCAAAAAAGTTGAATAGTAGCATCTTAATAAATGCAGATTCTGATCAAGGGTTCGATATTCGCACAGATTTCCCTCAGTACCACATCTATTACAAAGGCAAGCTACAAAGCAAGGCCAATGATTGTTTAAAGGAATGGAAAGATGGGTACGTTGGATTCTTGATAGGATGCTCTTATTCCTTTGAAAATGCACTAATTGAGGCCGGAGTACCTCCAAAGAACATATCAGAGGGAAGAAACGTTTCGATGTTCAAAACCAATAGAATCATGGATCCAGCAGGCATATTTATAGATTGCCCTTACGTTGTTAGCATGCGTCCCTACAAAAAAGAATGTATAGCCAAAGTCAGAGAAGTTACCGCAAAATATAATCTAACCCACGGCGAGCCAATAGATTGGGGATTTGATGGGGCAGCAAGACTTGGTATCGAAAACTTACAAATGCCAGACTACGGAGatccaattgaatttgatgcTGACGAGATTCCAGTCTTTTGGGGATGCGGTGTAACACCACAACTTgcagttgaaaaaattggGCATCTTATTGAAGGTCCTGTCGTTTCTCACGCACCTGGATCTATGTTAGTTCTTGATGTTACCTATGATGAATTTAATAAGTATAGCACCAATAGTTCTATGTAG
- a CDS encoding uncharacterized protein (conserved hypothetical protein): MSKPEKDANDVHELLPVKEIPAPPYSEGGELGRDFSSNIILHSLRANKTCFNMVKITTVVACLLYGLALYELDIGFALFSIFMTTAVAFLFCLFPVLHAYDRNTEPSGSVFKDIGNALFFLKTIHDFKPSYIDMKQWDIVARVVNKHLYEAGSWPNNRFFYDGKRCQAMFIALVKKPTDPLLDDYISKANETLKISMDELWNSTAASSA; the protein is encoded by the coding sequence ATGTCAAAGCCAGAAAAAGATGCTAATGATGTGCATGAGTTGCTTCCTGTTAAGGAAATACCAGCTCCCCCTTATTCGGAGGGTGGGGAGCTAGGACGTGATTTCTCTTCTAATATTATTTTGCACTCCTTAAGAGCAAATAAAACATGTTTTAACATGGTGAAGATAACGACGGTAGTAGCGTGCTTACTTTATGGTTTGGCTCTATATGAGTTAGATATAGGTTTTGCATTATTCTCCATATTTATGACTACAGCAGTGGCCTTTTTATTTTGCTTATTTCCAGTATTACATGCGTATGATCGTAATACCGAACCTTCTGGTTCAGTATTCAAAGATATCGGTAACGCTCTATTTTTCCTAAAGACCATTCATGACTTCAAGCCTTCTTATATTGACATGAAGCAATGGGACATTGTTGCAAGGGTAGTAAACAAACATCTTTATGAAGCAGGCAGCTGGCCAAATAATCGATTCTTTTATGATGGGAAAAGATGCCAGGCCATGTTCATAGCCTTAGTAAAGAAACCAACCGATCCTTTACTCGACGACTACATTTCGAAGGCAaatgaaactttgaagatCTCGATGGACGAATTGTGGAATTCCACTGCGGCAAGCTCAGCGTAA
- a CDS encoding NMT1/THI5 family protein (highly similar to uniprot|Q07748 Saccharomyces cerevisiae YDL244W THI13 Protein involved in synthesis of the thiamine precursor hydroxymethylpyrimidine (HMP) member of a subtelomeric gene family including THI5 THI11 THI12 and THI13) codes for MSSDKITFLLNWQAAPYHVPVYLASMKGYFKEQGIDVAILEPSNPSDVTELIGSGKVDMGLKAMIHTLAAKARGYDVTSIASLLDEPFTGVLYLEGSGITQDFNSLKGKKIGYVGEFGKIQIDELTKHYGMKPTDYEAVRCGMNVAKYIIEGKIDAGVGIECMQQVQLEEYLKEKGRDPKDAKMLRIDELACLGCCCFCTILYIANDKFLAENPVKVKKFLNAIKKATDLVLQDPEQAWKDYVDFKPQLNDPLSYKQFQRCFAYFSSSLYNVHRDWRKVTAYGKRLDILPTDFKSNYTNEYLSWEEPTEVDDPLAAQRLIKAHQEACRDQGGFFKRVELK; via the coding sequence ATGTCTTCAGACAAAATCACATTTTTATTAAACTGGCAAGCTGCCCCATACCATGTCCCAGTCTATTTGGCTTCCATGAAAGGCTATTTTAAAGAACAAGGAATTGATGTCGCTATTCTAGAACCAAGTAACCCATCTGATGTGACTGAATTGATTGGTTCGGGTAAAGTTGACATGGGTCTAAAGGCTATGATCCATACCCTTGCTGCTAAGGCCAGAGGTTACGATGTCACTTCTATCGCTTCTTTATTGGACGAGCCATTCACCGGTGTCTTGTACTTGGAAGGTAGCGGTATTACCCAAGActtcaactctttgaagGGTAAGAAAATCGGATACGTTGGTGAATTCGGTAAGATTCAAATCGATGAATTGACCAAACATTACGGTATGAAACCAACGGATTACGAAGCTGTCAGATGTGGTATGAACGTTGCCAAATACATCATTGAAGGTAAGATCGATGCTGGTGTTGGTATTGAATGTATGCAACAAGTTCAACTTGAAGAATacttgaaggaaaaaggCAGAGATCCAAAGGACGCTAAGATGTTGAGAATTGACGAACTTGCATGTTTGggatgttgttgtttctgtACCATCTTGTACATCGCCAATGACAAATTCTTGGCTGAAAACCCTGTCAAGGTTaagaagttcttgaatGCTATCAAGAAAGCAACTGACTTGGTTTTGCAAGATCCTGAACAAGCATGGAAGGATTACGTTGACTTCAAGCCTCAATTGAACGACCCATTGAGTTACAAGCAATTCCAAAGATGTTTCGCTTACTTCTCCTCTTCCTTGTACAACGTCCATCGTGACTGGAGAAAGGTTACTGCTTACGGTAAGCGTTTGGATATCCTTCCaactgatttcaaatcaaactACACTAACGAGTACTTGTCCTGGGAAGAACCTACCGAAGTTGATGATCCATTAGCTGCTCAAAGATTAATCAAAGCCCATCAAGAAGCTTGCAGAGACCAAGGTGGTTTCTTCAAGAGAGTTGAGCTAAAATAA
- a CDS encoding hydantoinase/dihydropyrimidinase family protein (weakly similar to uniprot|P32375 Saccharomyces cerevisiae YIR027C DAL1 Allantoinase converts allantoin to allantoate in the first step of allantoin degradation expression sensitive to nitrogen catabolite repression) has translation MSTYDLLIKNGTVVTASDIYPADIAIRNGKVILVGQDLDTALAEEVIDAEGAYVTPGGIDAHVHVDEPLKLLGPVADTMEEATMSAVAGGTTTVITFATQDKTKTGPEALSDSVKADIELYETQKLYCDYALHLILFHIEKPSISGTKLLDSQLASMYENYGVTSVKVFMTYPGLQISDYDILTTMQATRKNGFTTMVHAENGDMVKWMIEQLEEQNMTSPYFHGVSRPTIVEGEATNRAIVLAKMMDTPILFVHVSSPEAIDTIRSAQTKGLKVYAETCPQYALLSDIDTKCHHELEQQQSTCSDANKSEPRVKLTAKEIDDKFIGAKAICSPPIRPEHCQESVWKAMNNGTFTIVGSDHCAYNYYDKTSGKLDAFKDNKNGEFKYIPNGMPGVCTRMPLLFDYGVLQGKLANMTKFVELQCTNPAKLYGLYPKKGSILPGVSDADLVVWYPPNYKGGKKPKTVTNDLLVHGCDYTPYEGFEINNWPRFTIVKGSIVYKEGEIIKENAKGTYVKRGKSQLCTANDEWVTEWRPQYLNGQKSG, from the coding sequence ATGAGTACATATGATCTTTTGATTAAAAACGGTACGGTAGTCACCGCCTCTGACATCTACCCAGCTGATATTGCTATCAGAAACGGTAAAGTCATTCTAGTTGGCCAAGATTTGGATACGGCTCTAGCTGAAGAAGTAATTGATGCAGAAGGTGCATATGTGACCCCTGGTGGGATCGATGCCCATGTCCATGTAGATGAACCATTGAAGCTCTTGGGACCAGTTGCAGACACTATGGAAGAAGCTACTATGTCAGCTGTAGCTGGTGGTACAACCACAGTAATTACTTTCGCCACTCAAGATAAAACGAAGACTGGACCTGAAGCGCTTTCCGACTCCGTGAAAGCGGATATCGAGCTCTATGAGACGCAGAAATTGTACTGTGACTATGCTCTGCATTTAATTCTATTTCACATTGAAAAACCATCTATCAGTGGAACCAAACTACTTGATTCACAACTTGCAAGTATGTATGAAAACTATGGTGTCACCTCGGTCAAAGTCTTTATGACATACCCTGGGCTACAAATTAGTGATTATGATATTTTAACTACGATGCAAGCCACCAGAAAGAATGGTTTCACAACAATGGTTCATGCAGAGAACGGAGATATGGTTAAATGGATGATTGAGCAACTTGAAGAGCAAAATATGACCTCCCCTTACTTTCATGGTGTCTCTAGACCAACCATAGTTGAAGGAGAAGCTACAAATAGAGCCATTGTGCTAGCCAAAATGATGGACACCCCAATCCTGTTCGTTCATGTATCATCGCCGGAGGCCATTGATACAATTAGGTCAGCGCAAACAAAAGGTCTCAAAGTATACGCCGAGACATGTCCACAGTATGCCCTTCtttctgatattgataCCAAATGTCACCACGAATTAGAGCAGCAGCAGAGTACTTGTTCGGATGCAAATAAATCAGAACCAAGGGTAAAACTAACTGCAAAggaaattgatgataaatTTATAGGAGCAAAAGCAATATGTTCTCCTCCAATCCGTCCGGAGCACTGTCAAGAGTCAGTCTGGAAAGCCATGAACAATGGAACATTTACAATTGTTGGATCTGATCATTGTGCCTATAATTACTACGACAAAACGAGCGGTAAATTGGACGCATTTAAAGACAATAAGAACGGAGAGTTCAAGTATATTCCCAATGGTATGCCGGGAGTTTGTACTAGAATGCCTTTGCTATTTGATTATGGCGTTCTTCAAGGGAAACTTGCTAACATGACCAAGTTCGTGGAGCTTCAGTGTACTAATCCCGCTAAACTATATGGACTGTATCCGAAAAAAGGTTCCATTCTTCCTGGCGTCAGTGATGCTGATTTAGTGGTTTGGTATCCACCAAATTACAAAGGTGGAAAGAAACCTAAAACTGTAACAAATGACTTGTTAGTTCATGGATGTGATTACACACCATATGAAGGGTTTGAAATAAATAACTGGCCAAGGTTCACCATTGTTAAAGGCAGCATAGTCTACAAAGAAGGCGaaataatcaaagaaaatgcaAAGGGCACTTATGTaaaaagaggaaagagTCAACTCTGTACAGCTAATGATGAATGGGTAACGGAGTGGAGACCACAATACCTAAATGGTCAAAAGAGTGGCTAA
- a CDS encoding uncharacterized protein (no similarity): protein MTTTCFRRSYEVPEAFAGCHYLGTNFYVLQNQLFTIPMLYRRSIMDITSGDMQAGRGTSTKEQVFHMESNYIISEWIISAVLVSEFKTV from the coding sequence ATGACAACAACCTGTTTCCGTAGGTCTTACGAAGTACCAGAGGCGTTCGCAGGATGTCATTATCTGGGCACAAATTTCTATGTCCTACAAAATCAACTCTTTACCATACCCATGTTATATCGAAGATCTATAATGGATATCACCAGCGGAGATATGCAAGCTGGTCGTGGAACGTCTACAAAAGAACAAGTATTTCACATGGAGAGTAACTATATTATTAGTGAGTGGATCATAAGCGCTGTACTCGTTTCTGAATTTAAAACAGTTTGA